The Crocosphaera subtropica ATCC 51142 genome includes a window with the following:
- a CDS encoding peroxidase, protein MNNPNNDQNYYDDLINNNKLIDTCNLNSGYQQILQDLQGGMLKNYGRQYSLYIFIQFDAEKINEVKQWIGSEIAPHVTSTLKQLQDTEDYKENCRQNNIDASSTVYGELCQNFFLSYQGYKVLLEEKEVKNSSLFTSSRKQQQDDVSVQDKVGIPSDRDFDQPMNEVWKDSYPFNEEKDWYKDAYWYNHPDKWEIGNAKNPVHALIFLAHDCVEELKDRANTIINEWKQNQLGKILTCEAGYVVREECQPNDKKKPPIGPFGFADGISQPLFFKCDYDQYKDSNDVSQWNPQASLNLVLVKDPLSQNPYSFGSYCVWQKLETNYELFQEKIDELLGELVDDPQKADALTIERANALTIGRFKDGTPLALCDQPNQNEDRDSFNYADDPNGSKCPLHAHMRQVNPRRDNDNKELEKNRKNKRIFRAGITYFDDLTTQQNSQLSILERCFNQLDYLKNKVSHQSLEEQIKNISGLLFVSFQRDIGLQFLELQQAWADDRKFPRTGKEQYLDPIIGHPATKRVQDCPDPQQWPKQWDNDEQVDYSFYGCVKNKGGEFFFAPSISFLKNLLP, encoded by the coding sequence ATGAACAATCCTAATAATGACCAGAACTACTATGATGACCTGATTAATAATAATAAGCTAATTGATACGTGTAATCTGAATTCTGGCTATCAACAAATCTTGCAAGATTTACAAGGGGGAATGCTCAAAAATTATGGACGACAATACTCACTCTATATTTTCATTCAGTTTGATGCCGAGAAAATCAATGAGGTAAAACAATGGATTGGGAGTGAAATTGCCCCTCATGTTACCTCTACTTTAAAACAATTACAAGATACGGAAGATTATAAAGAAAACTGTCGTCAAAATAATATTGATGCTTCTTCAACTGTTTATGGAGAACTTTGTCAAAATTTTTTCTTATCTTATCAAGGTTATAAAGTTCTTCTTGAAGAAAAGGAAGTTAAGAATTCTTCTTTATTTACAAGCTCTCGCAAACAACAACAGGATGATGTGTCTGTACAAGACAAAGTTGGTATACCTTCGGATCGAGACTTTGATCAGCCAATGAACGAGGTCTGGAAAGATAGCTATCCCTTTAATGAAGAAAAGGATTGGTATAAAGATGCTTATTGGTATAATCATCCCGACAAATGGGAAATCGGCAATGCCAAAAATCCCGTTCATGCCTTAATTTTTCTAGCGCATGATTGTGTTGAAGAACTGAAAGATCGGGCTAATACGATTATTAATGAATGGAAACAAAATCAGTTAGGTAAGATTCTTACTTGTGAAGCAGGATATGTAGTGAGAGAAGAGTGTCAACCTAATGATAAAAAAAAGCCACCTATCGGCCCGTTTGGATTTGCTGACGGTATTAGTCAACCTCTATTTTTTAAATGCGATTATGACCAGTATAAAGACAGTAATGATGTGAGTCAGTGGAATCCTCAAGCTAGTCTTAACCTAGTTCTGGTTAAAGATCCTTTGAGTCAAAATCCCTATAGTTTTGGGAGTTATTGTGTTTGGCAAAAACTAGAAACCAATTATGAACTTTTTCAAGAAAAAATAGACGAACTGTTAGGAGAATTGGTAGATGATCCCCAAAAAGCTGATGCCTTAACTATTGAAAGAGCCAATGCCTTAACTATCGGACGATTTAAAGATGGAACCCCCCTTGCATTATGCGATCAACCGAATCAAAACGAAGACAGAGATAGTTTTAATTATGCCGATGATCCTAATGGCAGCAAATGTCCCTTACACGCCCATATGAGACAAGTTAATCCTCGTAGAGATAATGATAACAAAGAACTTGAAAAAAATCGAAAAAATAAACGAATTTTTCGAGCAGGAATTACCTATTTTGATGATTTAACAACACAACAAAACTCACAATTAAGTATTTTAGAACGATGTTTTAATCAGCTAGATTATTTAAAAAATAAAGTGAGTCATCAATCCTTAGAAGAGCAAATAAAAAATATTAGCGGATTACTATTTGTTAGCTTTCAAAGGGATATTGGTCTTCAGTTTTTAGAGCTACAACAAGCATGGGCAGACGACAGAAAATTCCCACGAACGGGTAAGGAACAATACCTTGATCCGATTATTGGACATCCTGCAACAAAAAGGGTTCAAGACTGTCCTGATCCGCAACAATGGCCAAAACAGTGGGATAATGACGAACAAGTGGATTATTCTTTCTACGGTTGTGTTAAAAATAAGGGGGGAGAATTTTTCTTTGCCCCTAGCATTAGTTTTCTCAAAAACCTACTGCCGTAA
- a CDS encoding AAA-like domain-containing protein, which translates to MNLDYILQIIDSRLTEKFNQTLNPVEILILQGIWEEKTYSKIALEKGYSPGYLTNVVAPEMYQKLAKLTGERLTKKNCKQRLESFVVDQVELKPQKQNPLTLVFHRHQARLYPSGSIPLDSPCYLKRADLEDQINQEIIKAGALVRIKGPREMGKTSLLLRNLDYARQQGYYSVNLSLEQAEAAILKDLNKLLRWLCANLARQLEIKPKLNEYWDQDLGSKISCTAYFQDYVLELLDQPLVLAIDELSCIFEYSSVAKDFLLLLRSWYEEAKTLPVWQKLRLIVIHSTEIYVPLQLNQSPFNVGLPINLIPFYQQEVEQLAQCYGLNWKPDKEVKQLMNLVGGHPALVHLAIYHLSRENITVTELLKNATQPNGIYYYHLQRHWITLQEQPDLMIAYGSLIRSEIPVKIDSILAYKLSSLGLIEYVEDKVKVSCELYRCYFENLIKEKK; encoded by the coding sequence ATGAATCTAGATTATATTCTTCAAATTATTGATAGTCGATTAACTGAAAAATTTAATCAGACTCTCAATCCCGTTGAAATATTAATTTTGCAGGGAATTTGGGAAGAGAAAACCTATAGCAAAATTGCCCTAGAAAAAGGTTATAGTCCTGGTTATCTTACCAACGTCGTTGCCCCAGAAATGTATCAGAAACTTGCTAAACTCACTGGTGAGCGTCTGACCAAGAAAAATTGTAAACAGCGATTAGAGTCTTTTGTTGTAGACCAAGTAGAACTAAAACCCCAAAAACAAAATCCACTCACCCTTGTTTTTCATCGTCATCAAGCTAGACTCTATCCTAGCGGTTCAATCCCCCTAGACTCTCCTTGTTACCTAAAACGTGCTGATCTTGAAGATCAGATTAATCAAGAAATCATCAAAGCAGGGGCTTTAGTGCGAATCAAAGGTCCCAGAGAGATGGGCAAAACCAGCTTACTCCTCAGAAATCTAGACTATGCCAGACAGCAAGGTTATTACAGCGTTAATCTTAGTTTGGAGCAAGCTGAAGCAGCTATTTTGAAAGACTTGAATAAACTTCTCCGATGGTTATGCGCTAACCTTGCCCGTCAGCTTGAGATCAAGCCTAAACTAAACGAGTATTGGGATCAAGATTTGGGAAGTAAAATTAGTTGCACTGCCTATTTTCAGGACTATGTACTAGAATTACTTGATCAGCCTTTAGTTTTGGCGATCGATGAACTCAGTTGTATTTTTGAGTATTCTTCTGTAGCCAAAGATTTTTTATTACTATTACGGTCTTGGTACGAAGAAGCTAAAACCCTCCCCGTTTGGCAAAAACTTCGCTTGATCGTGATTCACTCCACAGAAATTTACGTTCCTCTGCAACTGAATCAGTCTCCTTTTAATGTCGGTTTGCCCATTAATTTAATTCCTTTTTATCAACAAGAAGTCGAACAGTTAGCTCAGTGTTACGGACTCAATTGGAAGCCAGATAAGGAAGTCAAACAATTAATGAATCTGGTAGGAGGACACCCGGCACTGGTTCATCTAGCCATCTATCATCTGAGTCGTGAGAATATTACCGTCACGGAACTACTGAAAAATGCCACTCAACCCAACGGAATTTATTATTATCATTTGCAACGTCATTGGATAACACTGCAAGAACAGCCTGATTTAATGATCGCCTATGGTTCGCTTATTCGTTCTGAAATTCCTGTTAAAATAGATTCCATCTTAGCTTACAAGTTGAGCAGTTTAGGATTGATTGAATATGTAGAAGATAAAGTAAAAGTGAGTTGTGAGTTATATCGGTGTTATTTTGAAAATTTAATTAAGGAGAAGAAATGA